Proteins from a genomic interval of Microbacterium imperiale:
- a CDS encoding aminodeoxychorismate lyase: MALRFALMIDPLAADQTAPDLATTFTAVDPAAPALTVGELSTQRGDGIFESIGVVGGHPQEVEAHLERLVHSARLCDLPEPNVAQWRAAVAIAASECGEGEGVVKLILSRGVEHGPTPTAWATAATAADFSLARTEGIRVVTLDRGYAIDAPARAPWLLLGAKTLSYAVNMAALREAHRRDADDAVFLSSDGFVLEAPTASLILQRGDTFITPAPNGAILHGTTQLSLFEHLAARGFETAYETIPVDELRRADAAWLVSSVRLAAPIRQLDGADLTVDAEFTASLNDYLLSPRD, from the coding sequence ATGGCACTGCGATTCGCGCTGATGATCGATCCGCTCGCGGCGGACCAGACCGCTCCCGACCTGGCGACGACCTTCACGGCCGTCGATCCCGCGGCTCCCGCCCTGACCGTCGGTGAGCTCAGCACACAGCGCGGCGACGGCATCTTCGAGTCCATCGGCGTGGTGGGCGGCCACCCGCAGGAGGTCGAAGCCCACCTGGAACGCCTCGTGCATTCGGCGCGCCTGTGCGACCTTCCCGAGCCCAACGTGGCGCAGTGGCGAGCGGCGGTCGCCATCGCGGCATCCGAGTGTGGCGAGGGGGAGGGCGTCGTCAAGCTCATCCTCAGCCGCGGTGTCGAGCATGGGCCGACACCGACCGCATGGGCGACCGCCGCGACCGCCGCCGACTTCAGCCTGGCCCGCACGGAGGGCATCCGCGTCGTCACTCTCGACCGCGGGTACGCCATCGATGCGCCGGCGCGTGCGCCGTGGCTGCTGCTCGGCGCGAAGACGCTGTCGTACGCCGTGAACATGGCCGCGTTGCGTGAGGCTCACCGGCGCGACGCCGACGACGCGGTGTTCCTGAGCTCTGACGGTTTCGTGCTCGAAGCGCCGACGGCGTCGCTGATCCTCCAGCGCGGCGACACGTTCATCACCCCCGCGCCTAACGGCGCCATCCTGCACGGAACGACGCAGCTGAGCCTCTTCGAGCACCTCGCGGCGCGCGGCTTCGAGACCGCGTACGAGACGATCCCGGTCGATGAGCTGCGCCGAGCGGATGCCGCGTGGCTCGTGTCGAGCGTGCGCCTGGCGGCGCCGATCCGTCAGCTCGACGGCGCCGACCTGACCGTGGACGCCGAGTTCACGGCATCCCTCAACGACTACCTGCTCTCGCCCCGCGACTGA
- the pstA gene encoding phosphate ABC transporter permease PstA: MTTTAVRPPRPSGAARSGQSSLTAGRLPVWMPWALLGISALISILIFTVLNLGNDLADFNIAGAALVAAVIFAIGLVTLSAIVESRRHAVNRLATVVVSIAFLIVLLPLVSLLYTVVVNGLSRFDATFFSWTMRSVVGEGGGALHAIWGTLLITAVAALISVPIGLMTSIYLVEYGRGRLAKAITFFVDVMTGIPSIVAGLFIVALVALIIGPGNNTGLMGALALSVLMIPVVVRSSEEMLRLVPNELREASYALGVPKWLTILKVVLPTSIAGITTGIMLSISRVIGETAPLLLTAGFTNSLNMDLTSQPMMTLPVFVFDQFQNPGTNIEAAMQRAWAGALTLIIIVMVLNLVARFVAKRFAPKFGR, encoded by the coding sequence ATGACCACCACCGCCGTTCGCCCGCCGCGCCCGTCCGGCGCGGCCCGCTCAGGCCAGTCCTCGCTGACCGCGGGACGCCTGCCGGTCTGGATGCCGTGGGCCTTGCTCGGCATCAGCGCACTCATCAGCATCCTGATCTTCACGGTCCTGAACCTCGGCAACGACCTCGCTGACTTCAACATCGCCGGCGCGGCCCTGGTCGCCGCCGTGATCTTCGCGATCGGGCTCGTGACCCTCTCGGCCATCGTCGAGTCGCGCCGTCACGCCGTGAACCGCCTCGCCACCGTCGTGGTCAGCATCGCGTTCCTCATCGTGCTGCTGCCCCTGGTGTCGCTGCTGTACACCGTCGTCGTCAACGGACTCTCGCGCTTCGACGCGACGTTCTTCAGCTGGACCATGCGCAGCGTCGTGGGCGAGGGCGGCGGCGCACTGCACGCGATCTGGGGCACGCTCCTCATCACGGCCGTCGCCGCGCTGATCTCGGTGCCGATCGGCCTCATGACCTCGATCTACCTCGTGGAGTACGGCCGCGGCCGGCTGGCGAAGGCCATCACGTTTTTCGTCGACGTCATGACCGGCATCCCCTCGATCGTCGCCGGTCTGTTCATCGTCGCGCTGGTCGCCCTGATCATCGGTCCCGGCAACAACACCGGCCTCATGGGCGCGCTGGCTCTGTCGGTGCTGATGATCCCGGTCGTCGTGCGCTCGAGCGAAGAGATGCTGCGGCTGGTTCCCAACGAGCTGCGCGAGGCGTCGTACGCGCTGGGCGTGCCGAAGTGGCTCACGATCCTCAAGGTCGTGCTGCCTACCTCGATCGCCGGCATCACGACCGGCATCATGCTGTCGATCTCGCGCGTCATCGGTGAGACGGCGCCCCTGCTGCTCACCGCGGGCTTCACGAACTCGCTCAACATGGACCTCACCTCGCAGCCGATGATGACGCTGCCGGTGTTCGTCTTCGACCAGTTCCAGAACCCGGGCACCAACATCGAGGCCGCCATGCAGCGGGCCTGGGCCGGTGCCCTCACCCTGATCATCATCGTCATGGTGCTGAACCTCGTCGCGCGATTCGTCGCGAAGCGGTTCGCCCCCAAGTTCGGTCGCTGA
- the pstB gene encoding phosphate ABC transporter ATP-binding protein PstB yields the protein MSKSIEVNDLNVYYSDFLAVEGVSLHIEPRSVTAFIGPSGCGKSTFLRTLNRMHEVIPGGRVEGSVLLDGDDLYGPGVDPVLVRRQIGMVFQRPNPFPTMSIRENVLAGVKLNNKRISKSDADALVEKSLRGANLWNEVKDRLEKPGSGLSGGQQQRLCIARAIAVSPDVLLMDEPCSALDPISTFAIEELIEELKSEYTIVIVTHNMQQASRVSDKTAFFNIAGTGKPGKLIEYDDTTSIFTTPSVQATEDYVSGRFG from the coding sequence GTGTCCAAGAGCATCGAGGTCAACGACCTCAACGTCTACTACAGCGACTTCCTGGCCGTCGAAGGCGTCTCGCTGCACATCGAGCCCCGCAGCGTCACGGCCTTCATCGGTCCGTCCGGCTGTGGCAAGTCCACCTTCCTGCGCACCCTGAACCGCATGCACGAGGTCATCCCGGGTGGTCGTGTCGAGGGCAGCGTGCTGCTCGACGGCGACGACCTGTACGGCCCCGGCGTCGACCCGGTGCTCGTGCGCCGGCAGATCGGCATGGTCTTCCAGCGCCCCAACCCCTTCCCCACGATGTCGATCCGCGAGAACGTGCTGGCCGGCGTGAAGCTGAACAACAAGCGCATCTCGAAGTCCGACGCCGACGCCCTGGTCGAGAAGTCGCTGCGCGGCGCCAACCTGTGGAACGAGGTCAAGGACCGGCTCGAGAAGCCCGGCTCGGGCCTGTCGGGCGGTCAGCAGCAGCGTCTGTGCATCGCCCGCGCGATCGCCGTCTCGCCCGACGTCCTGCTGATGGACGAGCCCTGCTCGGCCCTCGACCCGATCTCGACCTTCGCGATCGAGGAGCTGATCGAAGAGCTCAAGAGCGAGTACACGATCGTCATCGTCACGCACAACATGCAGCAGGCATCGCGCGTCTCCGACAAGACCGCGTTCTTCAACATCGCCGGCACCGGCAAGCCGGGCAAGCTCATCGAGTACGACGACACGACGTCGATCTTCACCACCCCGTCCGTGCAGGCGACCGAGGACTACGTCTCGGGCCGCTTCGGGTGA
- a CDS encoding catalase, whose product MTDVSSQGPAEGDDRQELTTRQGHPVYDNQNQRTVGARGPATLENYHFLEKISHFDRERIPERVVHARGFVAFGYFEATGMWGDEPIAQFTRAKLFQEAGKRTDVAVRFSTVIGGRDSSEAARDPRGFAVKFYTEDGNWDLVGNNLGVFFIRDAIKFPDVIHSLKPDPITFRQEPARIFDFMSQTPESMHMLVNLFSPRGIPANYRTQQGFGVNTYKWVNEQGETKLVKYHWIPSVGVSSMTEADAAAVQAGDLGHASKDAYEAIERGEYPEWELQVQMMDDHDHPELDFDPLDDTKLWPENEFPPRTVGKMVLNRNVSNFFAENEQISFGTGVLVDGLDFSDDKMLVGRTFSYSDTQRYRVGPNYLQLPVNSPKNASVATNLRDGQMAYHVDNGGENPHVNYEPSITGGLREAQYPTHDEQGPEISGRLTRKRIPRTNDYTQAGQRYLLMEDWERDDLVANFIDLIGQAARPVQERMLWHFYLVEDDLGRRVGEGLGIGLDEVKDLPPLQSQTLSEDELERLRNLGHNGPRDVAGLKMTHCVPNARAQMV is encoded by the coding sequence ATGACCGATGTATCGAGCCAGGGGCCTGCTGAGGGCGACGACCGCCAGGAGCTGACCACCCGGCAGGGACACCCCGTTTACGACAACCAGAACCAGCGAACGGTGGGGGCGCGCGGACCGGCGACGCTCGAGAACTACCACTTCCTCGAGAAGATCAGCCACTTCGACCGTGAGCGCATCCCCGAGCGCGTCGTGCACGCGCGCGGCTTCGTCGCATTCGGCTACTTCGAGGCGACGGGCATGTGGGGCGACGAGCCCATCGCGCAGTTCACGCGCGCGAAGCTCTTCCAGGAAGCCGGCAAGCGCACGGATGTCGCTGTGCGCTTCTCCACGGTGATCGGCGGACGCGATTCGTCCGAGGCCGCTCGCGACCCGCGAGGCTTCGCCGTGAAGTTCTACACCGAGGACGGCAACTGGGACCTCGTCGGCAACAACCTCGGCGTCTTCTTCATCCGCGACGCGATCAAGTTCCCCGACGTCATCCACTCGCTCAAGCCCGACCCCATCACCTTCCGCCAGGAGCCCGCGCGCATCTTCGACTTCATGTCGCAGACGCCCGAATCGATGCACATGCTCGTCAACCTGTTCAGCCCTCGTGGCATCCCGGCGAACTACCGCACGCAGCAGGGGTTCGGCGTCAACACCTACAAGTGGGTGAATGAGCAGGGCGAGACCAAGCTCGTGAAGTACCACTGGATCCCGTCGGTGGGCGTCAGCTCGATGACCGAAGCGGATGCCGCTGCCGTCCAGGCCGGCGACCTCGGCCACGCATCGAAGGACGCGTACGAGGCGATCGAGCGCGGCGAGTACCCCGAGTGGGAACTGCAGGTTCAGATGATGGACGACCACGATCACCCCGAGCTCGATTTCGACCCGCTCGATGACACGAAGCTCTGGCCCGAGAACGAATTCCCGCCGCGCACCGTCGGGAAGATGGTGCTGAACCGCAACGTCTCGAACTTCTTCGCCGAGAACGAGCAGATCTCGTTCGGCACGGGCGTGCTGGTGGACGGACTCGACTTCTCGGACGACAAGATGCTCGTCGGCCGCACGTTCTCGTACTCCGACACCCAGCGCTACCGCGTCGGCCCGAATTACCTGCAGCTGCCGGTCAATTCGCCGAAGAACGCGTCGGTGGCGACGAACCTGCGCGACGGGCAGATGGCCTATCACGTCGACAACGGCGGCGAGAACCCGCACGTAAACTACGAGCCCTCGATCACCGGTGGCCTGCGCGAAGCGCAATACCCCACGCACGACGAGCAGGGACCCGAGATCTCCGGCCGCCTGACGCGAAAGCGCATTCCCCGCACGAACGACTATACGCAGGCCGGTCAGCGCTACCTGCTGATGGAGGACTGGGAGCGCGATGACCTGGTCGCCAATTTCATCGACTTGATCGGACAGGCCGCGCGTCCCGTGCAGGAGCGCATGCTCTGGCACTTCTACCTGGTGGAGGACGACCTCGGGCGCCGCGTCGGCGAGGGGCTCGGTATCGGGCTGGACGAGGTCAAGGATCTGCCGCCCCTGCAGTCGCAGACGCTCAGCGAAGACGAGCTCGAGCGACTGCGGAACCTCGGTCACAACGGCCCCCGCGACGTGGCCGGTCTGAAGATGACGCATTGCGTTCCGAATGCGCGGGCGCAGATGGTCTGA
- a CDS encoding fasciclin domain-containing protein produces MLSTKKKFTAALALGFAGALALSACSSSSGETMTEETTSPSSAPMESASPDATMDPAANLVGPGCADYAEAVPSGAGSVEGMSQDPVAVAASNNPLLTTLVSAVSGQLNPDVNLVDTLNGDEFTVFAPVDDAFAKIDPATIESLKTDSETLTSILTYHVVPGQIAPDEIEGTHATVNGAEVTVTGSGDNIMINDSAAVICGGVETANATVYLIDTVLMPPM; encoded by the coding sequence ATGCTCAGCACCAAGAAGAAGTTCACTGCTGCCCTGGCCCTCGGCTTCGCCGGAGCGCTCGCGCTGTCGGCCTGCTCGTCCAGCTCGGGCGAGACGATGACCGAAGAGACCACGTCGCCCTCGTCGGCACCCATGGAGTCGGCCTCCCCCGACGCCACCATGGACCCCGCCGCCAACCTCGTCGGCCCCGGCTGTGCCGACTACGCCGAGGCTGTCCCCTCGGGCGCCGGTTCGGTCGAGGGCATGTCGCAGGACCCGGTTGCGGTTGCGGCATCCAACAACCCGCTGCTCACCACGCTCGTCTCGGCCGTCAGCGGCCAGCTCAACCCCGACGTCAACCTCGTCGACACGCTGAACGGTGACGAGTTCACCGTCTTCGCGCCGGTCGATGACGCCTTCGCCAAGATCGACCCCGCCACCATCGAGTCGCTGAAGACCGACTCGGAGACCCTGACGTCGATCCTCACCTACCACGTCGTTCCCGGCCAGATCGCTCCCGACGAGATCGAGGGCACCCACGCCACCGTCAACGGCGCCGAGGTCACCGTGACCGGCTCGGGCGACAACATCATGATCAACGACAGCGCGGCTGTCATCTGCGGTGGCGTCGAGACCGCCAACGCCACGGTTTACCTCATCGACACGGTGCTGATGCCCCCGATGTGA
- a CDS encoding histone-like nucleoid-structuring protein Lsr2 — MARKQITQLIDDLDGTVLEDGEGKQITFSIEGRAYEIDLSDENAEKFYKALEPFVDVARSIRANGNATRSRPSRAAKSDLDLGAVREWARANGHTVNERGRIPASVIDAYRAAN, encoded by the coding sequence ATGGCCCGCAAACAAATCACGCAACTCATCGATGACCTCGACGGCACTGTGCTCGAGGACGGTGAAGGAAAGCAGATCACGTTCTCGATCGAAGGTCGCGCATACGAGATCGACCTCTCCGACGAGAACGCCGAGAAGTTCTACAAGGCGCTCGAGCCTTTCGTGGACGTCGCCCGCTCCATCCGTGCGAACGGAAATGCCACGCGTTCGCGTCCGTCTCGCGCAGCCAAGAGTGATCTCGACCTCGGCGCCGTCCGTGAGTGGGCGCGCGCGAATGGTCACACCGTCAACGAGCGCGGCCGCATTCCGGCATCCGTGATCGACGCTTATCGGGCGGCGAACTAA
- the sigK gene encoding ECF RNA polymerase sigma factor SigK produces MLMTMVIDGMDVPEDGPSTDHVAELLQRCADGDHSAFARLYDMLSARVFGLILRVLVDRAQSEEVLQEVFLEVWQSASSFAPKKGKGRSWVLTIAHRRAVDRVRSSQASSDRDVRAGYRDMASQPEGVAEQVELRIEGRRVARALSSLPEAQREAITLAYYGGYSQSEIAALVGAPLGTIKTRMRDGLSRLRTAMGVTS; encoded by the coding sequence ATGCTTATGACGATGGTCATCGATGGAATGGACGTGCCCGAGGACGGGCCGTCGACGGATCACGTGGCGGAGCTGCTCCAGCGCTGCGCCGACGGTGACCACAGCGCTTTCGCCCGCCTGTACGACATGCTCTCTGCCCGCGTGTTCGGCCTCATCCTGCGCGTGCTCGTCGATCGGGCTCAGAGTGAAGAGGTGCTGCAAGAGGTCTTTCTCGAAGTGTGGCAATCCGCTTCGTCGTTCGCTCCGAAGAAGGGGAAAGGAAGATCGTGGGTTCTCACGATCGCCCACCGCCGAGCGGTCGACCGAGTCAGATCGTCGCAGGCGAGCAGCGATCGCGATGTGCGTGCGGGATACCGCGATATGGCGTCGCAGCCCGAAGGCGTCGCCGAACAAGTGGAGCTTCGCATCGAAGGACGGCGCGTCGCTCGGGCTCTCAGCTCTCTACCCGAGGCGCAACGAGAGGCCATCACCCTCGCCTATTACGGGGGTTACAGTCAAAGCGAGATCGCAGCGCTGGTAGGAGCGCCACTCGGAACGATCAAGACGCGGATGCGAGACGGCCTGTCTCGGCTGCGCACTGCAATGGGGGTGACATCGTGA
- a CDS encoding DNA-directed RNA polymerase subunit beta, whose product MTDGSRDYHKPVRRPADEFDRHFAGEDPAEVSRVAHATAGALLSRVREDPSEAVVERLVGFTAQHGIDTVAELWSRSPAKSLPGALWRLYLLQLMIHRDPRTAALLYERGRTTLRSADEVIAGAPTPAGPEELVALIDIILRGAFRGDFAVALERAAAFCRVQAAGATSVADDHDASEPDRSTVLTARALRLSTYAEDLGSCAGLWRREALT is encoded by the coding sequence ATGACGGACGGATCCCGGGACTACCACAAGCCGGTTCGACGACCCGCCGACGAGTTCGACCGGCACTTCGCCGGTGAGGATCCGGCCGAGGTCTCACGCGTCGCTCACGCGACCGCGGGCGCCCTGCTGTCGCGGGTGCGCGAGGACCCGAGCGAGGCCGTCGTCGAGCGGCTTGTGGGCTTCACCGCGCAGCACGGCATCGACACGGTCGCCGAGCTGTGGTCTCGGTCGCCGGCGAAGTCGCTGCCGGGCGCGCTGTGGCGGCTGTACCTGCTGCAGCTGATGATCCATCGCGATCCTCGCACCGCCGCTCTGCTCTACGAGCGCGGGCGCACGACGCTGCGCTCGGCCGACGAGGTCATCGCTGGTGCACCGACGCCGGCCGGACCGGAGGAGCTTGTCGCCCTCATCGACATCATCTTGCGGGGCGCTTTCCGCGGCGACTTCGCGGTCGCCCTCGAGCGCGCGGCCGCCTTCTGCCGCGTGCAGGCGGCGGGAGCGACGTCGGTCGCGGATGACCACGACGCGAGCGAGCCCGACCGGTCGACGGTCCTGACCGCACGCGCCCTGCGGCTGAGCACCTACGCCGAAGACCTCGGCTCGTGCGCGGGCCTCTGGCGGCGTGAAGCGCTGACCTGA
- a CDS encoding PhzF family phenazine biosynthesis protein — protein sequence MSTPEVLRYAAFTSRPDGGNPAGIVLDAAGLDAATMQRIAAEVDEAETAFLTGTTADGAHTVRYFSPIAEVPFCGHATVATAVALAERGRVADDGAVRFDTPVGVVAIAVTRDDDGIRASFTSIEPSVRELDDADLDAIFDLLGLTRDDLDPELPPRLANTGNTHPVIVLRDHETFDGFTFDPDAVRALLDDRGWPATITVAHRAASDRFHARNLFPVGRITEDPATGSAAASFGAYLRALGAVAVPSTVVIEQGGHVGRPGELTVEIPESGGITVSGYAVRMP from the coding sequence ATGAGCACGCCCGAGGTCCTGCGATACGCCGCCTTCACGTCCCGTCCCGACGGTGGCAATCCCGCGGGGATCGTCTTGGATGCCGCCGGGCTCGACGCCGCGACCATGCAGCGCATCGCCGCCGAGGTCGATGAAGCCGAGACGGCGTTCCTCACGGGGACGACCGCCGACGGCGCGCACACGGTGCGGTACTTCTCGCCGATCGCCGAGGTGCCCTTCTGCGGACACGCCACGGTCGCCACCGCGGTCGCGCTCGCCGAGCGGGGACGCGTCGCGGATGACGGTGCGGTCCGGTTCGACACCCCCGTCGGCGTCGTCGCCATAGCGGTCACGCGTGATGACGACGGCATCCGTGCGTCTTTCACGAGCATCGAGCCGTCGGTGCGCGAGCTCGACGACGCAGACCTCGACGCGATCTTCGACCTGCTCGGGCTGACGCGCGATGACCTCGACCCCGAGCTGCCGCCGCGCCTGGCGAACACCGGGAACACGCACCCGGTCATCGTGCTGCGCGACCACGAGACGTTCGACGGGTTCACGTTCGACCCCGACGCCGTGCGGGCGCTGCTGGACGACCGCGGATGGCCCGCGACGATCACGGTCGCCCACCGGGCGGCATCCGATCGGTTCCACGCGCGCAACCTCTTTCCGGTGGGGCGCATCACCGAAGACCCCGCGACCGGTTCCGCCGCGGCCTCGTTCGGCGCCTACCTGCGGGCGCTCGGGGCGGTCGCCGTGCCGTCGACCGTGGTCATCGAGCAGGGCGGGCATGTCGGGCGACCGGGGGAATTGACCGTCGAGATTCCCGAGAGCGGCGGGATCACCGTGTCGGGGTACGCCGTCCGCATGCCGTGA
- the pstC gene encoding phosphate ABC transporter permease subunit PstC — protein MTTSAPPAAETSAPVTTKAKKRPGDVAFSGTALGAGIVILAVLAAVTFFLIAQSIPALTADPEGTQFLNGTPFLQYVWPFVFGTIWASFMALLVAAPLSIGVALFISHYAPRRLASIIGYVVDLLAAIPSVVYGLWGALVFSRILQPFYVELNERGGWIVVFSGQPSPTGRTILTASLVLAVMILPIMTAICREVFLQTPKLHEEAALALGATRWEMIRMSVFPFGRGGMVSAAMLALGRALGETMAVTMVLSATGVVSFQVLTSSNPTPIPANIALNFGEAYGTGTNVLIATGLILFIVTFAVNAIARWIVNRRAEFSGAN, from the coding sequence ATGACCACCTCAGCTCCCCCGGCTGCCGAGACCTCGGCGCCGGTCACGACGAAGGCGAAGAAGCGTCCCGGTGACGTCGCCTTCTCCGGTACCGCGCTCGGCGCCGGTATCGTCATCCTGGCGGTCCTGGCCGCCGTCACCTTCTTCCTCATCGCGCAGAGCATCCCCGCGCTCACCGCAGACCCGGAAGGCACGCAGTTCCTCAATGGAACGCCCTTCCTGCAGTACGTCTGGCCGTTCGTCTTTGGCACCATCTGGGCGTCGTTCATGGCGCTGCTGGTCGCGGCACCCCTGAGCATCGGCGTCGCCCTCTTCATCTCGCACTACGCGCCGCGCCGGCTGGCCTCGATCATCGGCTACGTCGTCGACCTGCTCGCCGCCATCCCCTCGGTCGTCTACGGCCTGTGGGGCGCGCTGGTGTTCTCGCGGATCCTGCAGCCGTTCTACGTCGAGCTCAACGAGCGCGGCGGCTGGATCGTCGTGTTCTCGGGTCAGCCTTCGCCGACCGGTCGCACGATCCTGACGGCATCCCTCGTGCTCGCGGTCATGATCCTGCCGATCATGACCGCCATCTGCCGCGAGGTCTTCCTGCAGACCCCGAAGCTGCACGAAGAGGCCGCGCTCGCCCTCGGCGCCACGCGCTGGGAGATGATCCGCATGAGCGTCTTCCCGTTCGGTCGCGGCGGCATGGTGTCGGCCGCGATGCTCGCCCTCGGGCGCGCGCTCGGCGAGACCATGGCAGTGACGATGGTGCTTTCGGCCACGGGCGTCGTCAGCTTCCAGGTGCTCACCTCGAGCAACCCCACCCCGATCCCCGCGAACATCGCCCTCAACTTCGGTGAGGCCTACGGGACCGGCACGAACGTCCTCATCGCGACGGGTCTGATCCTGTTCATCGTGACCTTCGCCGTCAACGCCATCGCCCGGTGGATCGTCAACCGCCGCGCCGAGTTCTCTGGAGCGAACTGA
- a CDS encoding anti-sigma factor produces MNEQGFAELSAGYALGALSPEDEIAYREALDAHPEWLSLADDDARAASFLAEGVEEVTPSADIRASLMARIGAPGAVAPASVRGAESAADPDAADAGDELSDDDPRAEATAHPVGSPVTEQIQMVQRRNWTRSLFALTASIALLVGIGWGVGTLTEGMRAPSAESVLAQIERSGDAHSNTAQLADGGEATVHWSPSVEGVVLVADGLPEIADDQSYEAWFVRGSAPIPAGAFESSDGSAALLLEGEMQPDDVIALTIEQSGGSPSGLPTTDPIVAIPTSA; encoded by the coding sequence GTGAACGAACAGGGATTCGCCGAACTCTCGGCCGGGTATGCCCTCGGCGCGCTGTCGCCGGAAGACGAAATCGCCTACCGCGAAGCGCTGGACGCACACCCCGAGTGGCTCTCCCTCGCCGACGACGATGCCCGCGCGGCATCCTTCCTCGCCGAGGGTGTCGAAGAAGTGACCCCGTCGGCCGACATCCGTGCCAGCCTGATGGCCCGCATCGGAGCACCCGGCGCCGTCGCGCCCGCATCCGTGCGCGGCGCAGAGAGCGCAGCCGACCCGGATGCCGCTGACGCCGGCGACGAGTTGAGCGACGACGACCCGCGTGCGGAAGCGACCGCTCACCCCGTCGGCTCGCCCGTGACCGAGCAGATCCAGATGGTGCAGCGGCGTAACTGGACGCGCAGCCTGTTCGCCCTCACCGCGTCGATCGCGTTGCTGGTCGGCATCGGCTGGGGCGTCGGCACGCTGACCGAGGGCATGCGGGCACCGAGTGCCGAGAGCGTGCTCGCGCAGATCGAGCGATCCGGCGACGCGCATTCGAACACGGCCCAGCTCGCCGACGGCGGCGAGGCGACCGTCCACTGGTCTCCGAGCGTCGAAGGCGTCGTACTCGTCGCCGACGGCCTGCCCGAGATCGCCGACGACCAGTCGTACGAGGCCTGGTTCGTCCGCGGCTCCGCTCCGATCCCTGCAGGAGCGTTCGAGTCCAGCGACGGCTCGGCCGCGTTGCTGCTCGAGGGCGAGATGCAGCCCGACGACGTCATCGCCCTGACCATCGAACAGAGCGGCGGATCGCCGAGCGGGCTGCCGACCACCGACCCGATCGTCGCCATCCCGACGAGCGCCTGA